A single genomic interval of Pectinophora gossypiella chromosome 22, ilPecGoss1.1, whole genome shotgun sequence harbors:
- the LOC126377095 gene encoding equilibrative nucleoside transporter 1, whose product MEMSHQGGAEAESLLRPERNAVVMHGRQGGWEAEGEKAPFLRNEPVKLTPAWEGSNLPNDTLNLKGIAMDLAPPKDKWYIIYLTLILHGVGTLTAWNMFITAKDYFVQYKLKDSSYGDSFLVYIGYASQLPNFLFSWFNVFVVLGGNLTTRIVWSLIIEVFIFVITIVLAMMDTHDWPAAFFWVTMVTVFLLNACNAVFQNSVFGVAARLPPSYTGAVVLGNNVCGTMVVLLNWLSASFSGSLRTSAIYYFIGGMFVLLVCFDTYFALPLNRFYRYHDTLQQRTMQVNPALAATSPPAPKRTPYGQILAQCWVQLYNVWLVFFVSLAVFPAVHSDVNSLSGLFGSNFVRITCFLTFNLTAMIGNITASFFPYPTRRWLWVATTARIVFIPLFLLCNYQPTGVKRTLDVVITSDWAYWFLAILLGWTSGHCSSLAMMYVSGNVAPEHASKAGMIGGAMLITGILTGIAFSGLGPRLVSLEMWRSA is encoded by the exons GATGGGAGGCGGAGGGCGAGAAGGCGCCGTTCCTCCGCAACGAGCCGGTCAAACTGACCCCGGCGTGGGAGGGTTCCAACTTGCCGAATGATACGCTCAACTTAAAAG GAATTGCTATGGACCTGGCGCCGCCTAAGGACAAATGGTACATCATCTACCTGACCTTGATCCTACACGGGGTGGGCACGCTGACTGCATGGAACATGTTTATCACAGCTAAGGATTACTTCGTCCAATACAAGCTCAAGGATTCCTCATACGGAGACAGCTTCCTCGTGTACATAGGATACGCGAGTCAGCTGCCCAACTTTCTGTTCAGCTGGTTTAACGTCTTTGTTGTGCTTGG CGGTAACCTGACGACACGCATAGTGTGGTCGCTGATCATCGAGGTGTTCATCTTCGTGATCACCATCGTGTTGGCCATGATGGACACCCACGACTGGCCCGCTGCCTTCTTCTGGGTCACCATGGTCACCGTCTTCCTGCTAAATG CATGCAACGCGGTCTTCCAAAACTCGGTGTTCGGCGTGGCGGCACGCCTGCCCCCTAGCTACACGGGGGCCGTGGTGCTCGGCAACAACGTCTGCGGCACTATGGTGGTGCTGCTCAACTGGCTGTCTGCAAGCTTCAGTGGCTCGCTGCGCACCTCCGCCATCTACTACTTCATCGGGGGGATGTTCGTGCTCCTTGTCTGCTTCGATACCTACTTTGCTCTGCCGCTCAAT AGGTTCTACCGCTACCACGACACGCTGCAGCAGCGCACGATGCAGGTGAACCCAGCGCTGGCGGCCACCAGCCCGCCGGCGCCCAAGCGCACGCCCTACGGACAGATACTGGCGCAGTGCTGGGTGCAGCTGTACAACGTGTGGCTCGTGTTCTTCGTGTCTCTCGCTGTCTTCCCCGCTGTGCACTCCG ACGTGAATTCTCTGAGCGGTCTATTCGGTTCAAACTTCGTGAGGATCACATGTTTCCTGACGTTCAACCTTACTGCCATGATTGGCAATATCACCGCTTCATTCTTTCCTTAC CCCACCCGCCGCTGGCTGTGGGTGGCAACGACAGCGCGTATAGTGTTCATCCCTCTCTTCTTACTGTGCAACTATCAGCCAACGGGCGTGAAACGAACCCTCGACGTGGTCATCACCTCGGACTGGGCGTACTGGTTCTTGGCCATCCTGCTCGGTTGGACCTCGGGCCACTGTAGCTCGCTGGCCATGATGTATGTTAGTGG TAACGTGGCCCCGGAACACGCATCCAAGGCCGGCATGATAGGCGGCGCAATGCTGATAACTGGCATCCTCACAGGGATCGCCTTCTCAGGGCTCGGCCCGCGGCTCGTCTCGCTAGAAATGTGGCGCTCCGCCTAG